The following proteins are co-located in the marine bacterium B5-7 genome:
- the rlmB gene encoding 23S rRNA (guanosine-2'-O-)-methyltransferase RlmB: MQIVLGIHAVEAVVEKNPQRIKELLIAKGSPSKKLQSILDKAREQGISVQAMPKEKLDKRAPKSNHQGVIAICTATKALDEHDLKELVENSDTNFFLILDGIQDPHNLGACLRTADAAGVTAVIAPRDKSASMSETVCKVASGAAESIPLVQVTNLARTMQMLKDAGVWLYGFSDQAEKSLFDTKLTGAVALVMGQEGEGIRALTAKNCDHLCFIPMHGTVSSLNVSVATGVALFEALRQRKS, from the coding sequence ATGCAAATCGTACTTGGTATTCATGCGGTAGAAGCCGTCGTAGAAAAAAATCCACAACGGATTAAAGAATTATTAATTGCTAAAGGTTCGCCTAGCAAAAAATTGCAATCGATACTCGATAAAGCAAGAGAGCAAGGTATTTCTGTACAAGCGATGCCGAAAGAAAAGTTGGACAAACGTGCACCCAAGTCGAATCATCAAGGTGTTATTGCGATTTGCACGGCGACTAAAGCATTAGATGAACATGACTTAAAAGAGTTGGTGGAAAATTCGGACACCAACTTTTTCTTGATCTTAGATGGCATTCAAGATCCTCATAACTTAGGTGCATGTTTGCGTACAGCAGATGCGGCTGGGGTGACGGCGGTGATTGCACCACGTGACAAGTCAGCCAGTATGTCTGAAACTGTTTGTAAGGTAGCGAGTGGTGCGGCGGAGTCAATTCCCTTAGTGCAAGTCACCAATTTAGCACGCACGATGCAAATGTTAAAAGATGCGGGTGTCTGGTTATATGGTTTTTCTGATCAAGCCGAAAAATCCTTGTTTGATACGAAGCTTACAGGTGCTGTTGCTTTGGTAATGGGGCAAGAAGGTGAAGGCATACGTGCGTTGACTGCTAAAAATTGTGATCACCTTTGCTTTATTCCCATGCATGGCACAGTCAGCAGCTTAAATGTTTCTGTTGCAACGGGCGTCGCATTGTTTGAAGCGCTAAGACAGCGTAAGTCATAA